Proteins from a single region of Kogia breviceps isolate mKogBre1 chromosome 5, mKogBre1 haplotype 1, whole genome shotgun sequence:
- the C5H3orf85 gene encoding uncharacterized protein C3orf85 homolog gives MRVSTTRHIGNGNVNKAEVPELKVQFRSVLLTDSLIKSWGFSGKKIENASLFDLKKVLSMLTFLTTVSDLGALGAPFLLEDPSNQFLHLKRHIYLQDYWNPDHSPNTWGNTLADQAHETWTALKTTAQYYLNVNTFTLDMSTAQ, from the exons ATGCGTGTGAGCAC TACTAGACACATTGGCAATGGTAACGTCAATAAAGCCGAAGTTCCCGAGTTAAAAGTTCAGTTTCGAAGTGTTTTATTAACAGACAGTTTAATAAAATCATGGGGATTT aGTGGGAAGAAGATAGAAAATGCAAGCCTGTTTGATTTAAAGAAGGTTCTAtcaatgttaacatttttaacTACAGTGTCAGATTTGG GAGCGTTGGGAGCACCATTTTTATTGGAGGACCCATCAAACCAGTTCCTACATCTCAAAAGACACATATATTTGCAGGATTACTGGAACCCAGATCACAGTCCAAATACATGGGGAAACACACTGGCTGATCAG GCTCATGAAACATGGACTGCTTTGAAAACAACAGCACAGTATTATCTGAATGTGAATACTTTCACCCTTGACATGTCTACTGCCCAGTAA